The Winogradskyella schleiferi genome contains the following window.
CTCCATTAATATCATAAACAGGAATTGTTGGTGCCAAAGTAATTGCTAAACCTGTAGTTGGAGCACTACCAACATCTGGAGAAACTAACGTTTCATTGGAAGTAAAAAACTGTGTATTTACCCCAACCCTAACTTTATCATTAAATAACTTAGTGTTAGCGTTTATTTTTGCAGAATACCTATCATAATTTGTGTATTTAAGCATTCCTGTGTTTTTTAAGTAACCAAAGTTCAACATAACGGATGATTTTTCTGAACTTGCAGAAATAGTTACTTCATTATTAAATACAAAACCAGTGTCATACATTTCGTCTTGCCAATCCGTATCACCAACAGGAACAGATGTATCACCTCCCACAAATGGCTGAACACTTACATTATTGAGTACTGGATTGTTAAAATCTTCATTCCAATCAAAATTATAAATTGAGCCGTAGCCTGCGTTTGGATCTGCATTATCATTAACAGAAGCTTGCCACAGTACCTGTCCTCTTTCAAGTGCATTCATCATTTCATAACGTTGTTGTTTTTCAGATTGCATGGATAAATTTGAATTAAAGCTTACAGTAACGCGCTCTCCCTTAGCTCCACTTTTGGTAGAAACTACTATAACACCATTTCCTGCTCTTGACCCATAAAGAGATGAAGCTGATGCATCTTTTAGTACTTGGATAGACTCTATTGATTCAGGATTTAGACTTGCAAAAACCTCAGGTCTCTTGGTAGGAACTCCATCAATCACATAAAGAGGGCTATTATCTCCTAGCGTGGTAATGCCACGTATTAAAATATTACTTGCTGCCCCAGTTGGGTCTCCAGACTTTTCAATAAAAAGCCCTGGAACACGCCCTTGTAGAGCCTGCATAGCATTTCCAGAACTTCTACTCTGTCCTTCAATGGCACCAACGTCTACAACACTTATGGCTCCTGTAACATCTACTTTACGTTCTTTAGAATACCCCGTCAACACAACTTCATCTAGTGCAGCCTCATCCATGACCAATATAACGTCTATTACTGAACGTCCATTGATTTGAATTTCTTGAGATTTGAAGCCTATGTAACTGAAAACCAAAATCGCATTGGCATCAATATTTTCCAATACATAATTACCATCAAAATCTGTTGCGGTACCTTGCGTTGTGCCAGATACAATTACAGATACGCCAGGTATAGGCATCCCGTCCTCTTGTGAGGTAACAGTACCTTTTACCTGAGCTTGCGCCAGAATGCTTATAAGAGCAAATACAGGCAGACATAAAAGTTGCTTTAATTTCATTTTAAATTATTTTAGTTAATATTTAGTTGGTTAATTTCTATGTTGCCAAGAGTAAATTCTTGGTCTTTGGGTTCAATACTTAGTTTGCTGAATGGTGCGTTCGGAAAAAATATTTCAGTCATTACTGTTTCTCCATTATCAAAAAACAGTTCTATAGACGTTTTATCAAGAATAATTGTACCAAGAAAATCTTTATTTGTTGATGTTCTTTTAGCAATGGAAACACGATCGGCAAACTTTTCTGAAAATTCTGTTTTACCAGATTTTCTTCTATCTACAAAAAAGTTTTTATCACTATGTTTATATCCAAAAGCTAAAGTATCTCCCTGTTTATTGGTTAGTTTGAAGGCGAAACCACTGTTGTTTAAATCTGAAATTTTAAAATTAATTTCTGTACTTGATAAATCTATTTCTTTTGAATCTATAATTTTTTCAGCTCTTTTTATTGCTATTGATTCTTTTTTAAATTTGGTACTTCTATAATTAGATAATTCTTTTACAGGTTGAAATAATAATCTATAACTAGCACCTGCTTTTTGAAGTTCAATTTCTCTTGCTACTGTCATAGAACTTCTCCATACTTCAGTTGGTACTACTTGCCCATAATCCCAATTAGACATCCATCCCATAAATAATTTCCGTCCATTGGTATCTGGGATATTAGCCCATGTTACTCCTGCATAATTATCTCTTCCATAATCAATCCAAATAGATTTATGCTCCGTATTACTTAAGTCTTTCTCAAACGATGGGTCTATTTTAAATTGTTTACCGTCAAAATCGCCCACAAAGTACTGAGTAGCACTTCCACCATTTGGACCGCCTGGGTTAATACTAACAAACAAAACCCATTTTACCTCATCCGTTCCTTGAACTACCATTGGAAAAAAATCTGGACATTCCCATACACCACCATGTCCTCCTATACTATCGCCAAAATCAGATTCCAGTTTCCAATCTTTTAAATTTGAAGAGCTATAAAACATAATTTTTTGTCCAGCAGCTAAAACCATTAACCATTTTTCATGTATAGAATCCCAAACCATTTTTGGGTCTCTAAAATCTTTGATATCTGGATTTTTAATTACAGGATTTCCGGAATATTTAATAAACGTTTTACCTTCGTCTAAAGAATATGCAATGGCCTGTGATTGGTAATTTGTTTTACCAGCTTTTTCACCATCCATATCATGGTATGTAAACATGGCTACTACAGGCTCAATACCATCTTTGGAAAACCCTGAGCTATTATTAACATCTACAACCGCACTTCCTGAAAAGATATATCCTTTATCATCAGGGTATATGGCTATGGGCATTTCTTTCCATGTTACCATATCTGTACTAATAGCATGCCCCCAATGCATGGGTCCCCAAGTGTTTCCATCTGGATAATGCTGAAAATATAAATGGAAATATCCGTCTTTGTAGAACATCCCATTTGGGTCATTCATCCAACCTTTTTTAGGAGTAAAATGAAAATTAGGTCTACTAAGCTCTTCTTCTGAGTATGTTATTTTATCTGACTTGTTTTCTGTAATTAGACTTTCTTCTGTCTTATTTTTGCAACTAACAAATAATGATAACAACAAAATAATTATGACAAAGTTTGAATTATTAATACGTTTCATACACTTATTTATTTCGTTCCTTAATTAGTTTATCACTTAATTCTTCTAGAGATATTCCTTTAGTTTCTGGCATCATAAAAATCACAAACAGTAACTGTAACACCATCATAACAGTAAAAATCAAGAATACCGTTCCCGCTCCTATTGTTGAAAACAATATAGGAACCAATGAGGGCACAACTGCGGCTAATACCCAGTGTACAGAGCTTCCAAATGATTGTCCAGAACCTCTTAAATGGTTGGGGAATATTTCTGAAATAAATACCCATATCACTGTTCCTTGACCTATTGCGTGTGCAGCAATGAACATGAATAGTAATATGGGTACTATACTGCCTCCCCAATTAAAAAAGAAAGCAGCAGAAACTAAACTCAATGAAATTATGTAACCAATTGAACCTATATACATTAACTGCTTCCTACCTAATCTATCTATTAGAATAATACCTAATAGTGTAAAAAGCATATTGGTAACACCTATCCCTATGCTGCTTAATAAAGCAGTACTCTCGCCAAGACCAGCTTCTTCAAAAATTCTTGGGGCATAGTATAACAACGCATTAATACCTGATAGTTGATTGAAAAACGCAATCAAAAAAGCCAGAATTAAAGGGAATCGGTATTTTTTAAGGAATATATTTTCATTAGGTACTGTATTTTCCATCTCATCCTTTATCTCTAGCATGAGTTTTTCTGGGTCTTGATCTGGATTTATAATTTTAAGCACACCTATGGCCTCACTATTTTTAAATTTGGTAAGTAACCAACGTGGACTTTTTGGTATTGTTAATGCGAAAATGGTATAAATAGCAGCTGGAAATGCTTCAACACCTATCATCCAACGCCAAGCATTTTCTCCCACATTGTTTAATAAGTAGTTTGATAAGAAGGCGATTAGAATTCCAAACACAATATTGAATTGATATAAACCAACAAGTTTTCCCCTATCCTTTGCTGGGGCAATTTCAGATATATATGCCGGTGCAGCAATAGTTGAAGCTCCTACGCCTAAGCCTCCAATAAATCTAAATATAGAAAAGATCCATGGGTCATTTGCTAATCCAGAACCAATTGCAGATAAAGTGTATAATACTCCTATCAATATTAAGGTGTTTTTTCGTCCTAATTTATTAGTTGGAATGCCTCCAAAAAAAGCTCCTACTACAGTTCCCCAAAGTGCCATTCCAATAATAACGATGCCATGGAACATATCGGAAGAACCCCATAATAATTGTAATTTTTTTTCAGCTCCCGATATAACTACGGTATCAAATCCAAATAAGAAACCTGCTAAAGCTGCAGTAATAGACCAGATTAATATCTTTCTGTTCATGTAATGGTATTATTAGTTTAGTGTTCACAAGATATATTGAAAGAATGTTTATGTGTTTTAGATTTGTATCAGATGATAACAAAATTGTTAAGATGGCGTTAATTAATTACCAACTATTTGTTTTTCATGTACTTATGCTGTCTTTTAGATTAAAACAAAAACAGATGTTTCAAAATTGTTACATTATTGTTTCAAAATTGTTACACGCAAGACGCAATACCATTTAGCAATTTCGTAAAAAGAAGACTATTAAATTACTTAAATGAAATTTTTAAAGGGGAAGAATTATAACTACATAAATAAAACGGCTAATATTTACGAAAATGACAATGTATTAGATGTCTTTCAGGATCGCATTTAGTCCTCTCTGAACGCTTTTGGTGATTTATTAAACTTATTTTTAAAGCTTGTAGAAAAATAATTTGGTGATGAGAAACCAGTTGCATACGCTATTTCTGAAATTGTTAACTGTGTTTTATTTAATAATGTTTTAGCTTTTTCAAGCCTAATATTCTGAATATAGTCGCTTACATTAACTCCTATAATCGCTTTCATTTTTCTATATAACTGAATACGGGAAATATTAAGATTACTTGCTAAGTTTTCTACTGAAAATTTAGAATTATCAATATTTTCATCTATTATTTTATTCACTTTTGACATAAACTCTTGCTCCAAAGATCCGAAATTGTTGATAGATTCCATATTATGAACGTTATTCACAAAATAATAACGAAGTTTTTCTCTATTATAAATAAGAGTTTTTATGGATTGGGATAAAATTGCGAAACTAAACGGTTTCGTTAAGAATAAATCTGCTCCCACCTCAAGACTTTTAATATAAGATTCTTTATTATTTAATGCCGTTAGAATAATGGTTGGAATGTGAGAAGTTCTTAAATCTTTCTTCAATATTTCACATATTTCAAAGCCACTTTTATCGGGCAAACTAATGTCACATAAAATAATATCAGGGATTATCTCTATAGCCTTATCAGTACCATCAGTCCCATCTGAAATATGAACATTATATTCTGAAGATAATTTCCCCTTCAAATACTTTACTAAATCGGGATTATCTTCAATGATTAAAACGGAATAATGTTCATCATCATTTAGAACGAACTGTTCATCAAAATCATCGTCTTCAAAAGCTGAATTGGAATTTATAATAGCACTATCAACAACATCTGGTTCATAAACTATTTCATCAGAATTTAGATGAGCATTATCCTTGTAGAGCGTAATGATAAATTCAGTACCATGTTTAGAGTTAACTTCAATAGTGCCTTTATGCATTTCTATAAATTCTTTGGACAGATGCAACCCGATTCCTGAACTTGCTTTATTATTATTTGATCCTTGAAAAAATGCCTGAAATACATTATTCATTTCTTTTTTTGGGATACCTATGCCAGAATCTTTGAAATGAATTTTTACAAAATTATTATCAAAATCATCTACAATATCTATGCTAATAACACCATTATTTGGGGTGAATTTAAAAGCATTAGATAACAAGTTAAAATATACCTTATCCATTAAGTTTCTATCTAAAAAAACCGATAAATCTTCGTTATTGGTACTTAATGTAAAATTAATGTCCCGCTTTTGTGCTTCGCGCTCAAAATCTTTAAAGATCAAATTAGAAAATTGATATAAATTAGTTTTTGAAGCTTTTAAGACAAACTTACGGTCTTCTATTTTTCTGAAATCTAGTAGTTGGTTAATTAATCGAAGTAATCTCTTCGAATTATTAAAAATTAGTCCAATTTCATTCAATAATTTATTGTCGTGTATTACCTTATTTTCGTTTAAAGATTCTATTGAAGAAAGAATAAGTGTAATTGGTGTTTTAAACTCATGTGACAAGCCTGTGAAAAAGTTAACTTTAGCTTCATTACTGATTTTCACTTCTTCTGCTATCTTTTTGATTTGATTTCGCTGAATAGTGATTTTTTGATTTCGTAGTTCAAGCTCTCGTTTTCTCTTTTTTATGTTGTATGCTGAATATATACTATAGGCAGCCAAGAGTAAACTTGTGATTAACAACCCTAAAAGAATTTTAAGTATGTTACTTTGGGTTGAATAGGTTTGTTCCTGTTTCTTTATTTTTTCTTGTTGGATTTCTATGTCATTTTGGTGTTTTTTAATTTTATCATACTGATTTTTCATAATTTCAGCATTTCTATAATCAATTACAGTAGTGTTTAATACATTGTTTTTTGGAACATTTTCATTTCGCAAAATTTTCATTGCAATTTTTATCGCTTCATCTCCACCTGTTGGGTATAATATGGTTGCTGACAATATCCCGTTTTGTACCAATTGGATACCATTATTATCACCATTTAAACCATCTACACCAATAAATTTGATAGCTTTTTCAACCCCTTTAGATTTTGCAATCTTCCAAGTATTATAAGCAATTTCATCATTAAATGCGTAGACATAATCAATCTGTTTCATATTTAAAGAATCAAGGATTTGAGGTATTCTTTGATTAACATATTCATCTCTAATACTATATACAACATTAATATTAGGCTCCTTGTCTATTATTTGATGAAAACCCAAATGCCTTTCTATAACGGGCGAAGAATCATCGCCTCCTTTTATTTCTAAAACATTGATTTTTTTTTCATTTTGTGACGCAATATAATTTGCCGCATTGCGGCCAACGTCAATGTTATTGGCTCCAATATATGCGGTGAATTTTTGAGATTTAATTTTACGATCTACAATAATAACTGGAATCCCTTTATCATAAGCTTTTTCAATTATTGGAACTAATGGTTCTGATCTTAGCGGAGAAACTATAATTATATCAAAACCATTACTTAACATGAATTCAATTTGTGAATTTTGAAGTTCTATGTCTCCATTAGCTTGAAAAATAGTTAAATCTATTTCTGCATTTAGTGAAGCTTCAACTGTCATTTCATGATCCATTGATTTTCTCCAATCATCAGTACTGATACATTGGGAAAAGCCAACCTTAAATTTTTTATCATCTTTGAGCTTATTGCATGAAAATAAATTCAATACAATGAACACTATTAATAGTAATCTTAACATCGTTAATAATTGGAATTTTTATAAATATATCAAAATCATCCCCAAATATTTAGAATGCCACAAATATAAAAAGCATTTTTTAAGGAATATTAATTTTGAGTTTTATAGTGTAATAGAAATCAAAAGAGAATTTATTAAAGTGACAGTTCTTACTCTTGAATACCCATATTAAAATTTTTTTGCATTCAAATAAATAATAACTATTGGAATACAAAAAAAATTTCAAAGGAGAAATTTGGTGTACCTACGTTGCACCCAAGCCATAAAAAAAGCCCTTCAATTTATTGAAAGGCTTGATGTTTCTAGTAGCGGGAACTGGACTCGAACCAGTGACCTTCGGGTTATGAGTTTGAAGATTAAAATTTCTACCCCCTGTTTATGCGGCTTTCCAGCTGTTTATTTTACAAAAACGTATGCACTTTCGTATGCAAATCGTATGCAGTTTGATGTTGTGGTTAAACATTACTTCTTGTTATTCAAAATTAATGATATTTTGTCTATTTTGACATGTAATCTTGCCATTTTATAAGAACAAATTTCTCTATGTCGTGTTCCATTCGTTTCAGAAACCCATATTCATAAACGAAAAGATAGACATCACCCTTTTTGTTCTTCCAATAATGAGTAAAAAAATTTGGATCAAACCCCTCTTTAACCAAGATCGTTTCTCTAACAATAGCTTTTCCAGCTTTATTGTACTCTTTTAATATTCTGCGATTCAGTCTTAATTGGTTGTCCACCTTGTTGTAAAAACGCTCTGGTTGTTCTTTGGTTTTTTGATATTGGTGCGAACTTTTACAAAGCGGATCGCAGTACTTTTTATCTGTTCTGCCTGTCAGTTTGTTGCCACAACTTAGGCAATTATGATGTAATCTATGCATTTTTTCAAATTAAGTGTATATTATTCGAAAGTTATTCGAATAAGGTACGTTTAAGTTTTTATAATTATATAATTTGATAAAAAAAAGATGGAACTTAATAAAAATATAACCCTTAAACATATTCTGATAGAAAAGAAGAAATGTATTGGTCTCCAATTCAATTCCGATAAGGTCCTTCAGGCCCTCGTAGAAGGTCTTCCGAATATTTCATGGTGTGGTGAGTTAGGTATGTACTATCTTCCTAATATTAAGACAAACCTTGATCTAATATTCAAAACCTTTCACGGTGTAGCCTGGGTGAATGGCAACTATTTCTTTCATGATAAAGTCGTCAACGAGGGTAATCCCGTTATTAAGCTTGACAAGTACAGAAAACGAAATCATGAAGAAGGGTTTAGAGCCTGTCCTGAGTCGTACCTACTAAAGCTAGAACTGAAAAGATATTCGGCTAATACTGTTAAAAACTATGTATCTAGCTTTGAGTCATTCATAAACTATTTCAAGGGTAAACAACTTGAAGAAATTAACGAACTGGATATTAGGAAATACCTTCAACTTCTCATTCAAGACAATTTTTCAAACTCACAGGTCAACCTTTCCATAAACAGTATAAAGTTTTATTATGAAATTGTACTTGGGATGCCAAATCGTTTCTACTCTATTGAGAGACCGATAAAAAAGAAAATGCTTCCCGACATCTTATCTAAAGAAGAGGTCTTACGCATAATAGATTGTGCCAACAATATAAAACACAAATGTATCATAGGACTTCTATACTCCTCTGGGCTTCGACGCAGTGAACTCTTAAATCTAGAGGCTAAGGATATTGATAGTAAGCGCATGGTGATTACCGTAAAAGGTGCCAAAGGCAATAAGGATAGGATTACGGTCTTGAGTCCGAATCTTTTGAAAGACCTGAGGATTTATTATAAGGCATATAGACCTAAAAGCTATCTTTTTGATGGCCTAAAGGGAGGAAAGTATAGTGCTTCAAGTGTTTTGAATATCGTGAAATCTTCAGCTAGAAAAGCGGGAATCCATAAAAAAGTGACACCACATAT
Protein-coding sequences here:
- a CDS encoding glycoside hydrolase family 32 protein; translation: MKRINNSNFVIIILLLSLFVSCKNKTEESLITENKSDKITYSEEELSRPNFHFTPKKGWMNDPNGMFYKDGYFHLYFQHYPDGNTWGPMHWGHAISTDMVTWKEMPIAIYPDDKGYIFSGSAVVDVNNSSGFSKDGIEPVVAMFTYHDMDGEKAGKTNYQSQAIAYSLDEGKTFIKYSGNPVIKNPDIKDFRDPKMVWDSIHEKWLMVLAAGQKIMFYSSSNLKDWKLESDFGDSIGGHGGVWECPDFFPMVVQGTDEVKWVLFVSINPGGPNGGSATQYFVGDFDGKQFKIDPSFEKDLSNTEHKSIWIDYGRDNYAGVTWANIPDTNGRKLFMGWMSNWDYGQVVPTEVWRSSMTVAREIELQKAGASYRLLFQPVKELSNYRSTKFKKESIAIKRAEKIIDSKEIDLSSTEINFKISDLNNSGFAFKLTNKQGDTLAFGYKHSDKNFFVDRRKSGKTEFSEKFADRVSIAKRTSTNKDFLGTIILDKTSIELFFDNGETVMTEIFFPNAPFSKLSIEPKDQEFTLGNIEINQLNIN
- a CDS encoding sugar porter family MFS transporter, translated to MNRKILIWSITAALAGFLFGFDTVVISGAEKKLQLLWGSSDMFHGIVIIGMALWGTVVGAFFGGIPTNKLGRKNTLILIGVLYTLSAIGSGLANDPWIFSIFRFIGGLGVGASTIAAPAYISEIAPAKDRGKLVGLYQFNIVFGILIAFLSNYLLNNVGENAWRWMIGVEAFPAAIYTIFALTIPKSPRWLLTKFKNSEAIGVLKIINPDQDPEKLMLEIKDEMENTVPNENIFLKKYRFPLILAFLIAFFNQLSGINALLYYAPRIFEEAGLGESTALLSSIGIGVTNMLFTLLGIILIDRLGRKQLMYIGSIGYIISLSLVSAAFFFNWGGSIVPILLFMFIAAHAIGQGTVIWVFISEIFPNHLRGSGQSFGSSVHWVLAAVVPSLVPILFSTIGAGTVFLIFTVMMVLQLLFVIFMMPETKGISLEELSDKLIKERNK
- a CDS encoding hybrid sensor histidine kinase/response regulator transcription factor, with the protein product MLRLLLIVFIVLNLFSCNKLKDDKKFKVGFSQCISTDDWRKSMDHEMTVEASLNAEIDLTIFQANGDIELQNSQIEFMLSNGFDIIIVSPLRSEPLVPIIEKAYDKGIPVIIVDRKIKSQKFTAYIGANNIDVGRNAANYIASQNEKKINVLEIKGGDDSSPVIERHLGFHQIIDKEPNINVVYSIRDEYVNQRIPQILDSLNMKQIDYVYAFNDEIAYNTWKIAKSKGVEKAIKFIGVDGLNGDNNGIQLVQNGILSATILYPTGGDEAIKIAMKILRNENVPKNNVLNTTVIDYRNAEIMKNQYDKIKKHQNDIEIQQEKIKKQEQTYSTQSNILKILLGLLITSLLLAAYSIYSAYNIKKRKRELELRNQKITIQRNQIKKIAEEVKISNEAKVNFFTGLSHEFKTPITLILSSIESLNENKVIHDNKLLNEIGLIFNNSKRLLRLINQLLDFRKIEDRKFVLKASKTNLYQFSNLIFKDFEREAQKRDINFTLSTNNEDLSVFLDRNLMDKVYFNLLSNAFKFTPNNGVISIDIVDDFDNNFVKIHFKDSGIGIPKKEMNNVFQAFFQGSNNNKASSGIGLHLSKEFIEMHKGTIEVNSKHGTEFIITLYKDNAHLNSDEIVYEPDVVDSAIINSNSAFEDDDFDEQFVLNDDEHYSVLIIEDNPDLVKYLKGKLSSEYNVHISDGTDGTDKAIEIIPDIILCDISLPDKSGFEICEILKKDLRTSHIPTIILTALNNKESYIKSLEVGADLFLTKPFSFAILSQSIKTLIYNREKLRYYFVNNVHNMESINNFGSLEQEFMSKVNKIIDENIDNSKFSVENLASNLNISRIQLYRKMKAIIGVNVSDYIQNIRLEKAKTLLNKTQLTISEIAYATGFSSPNYFSTSFKNKFNKSPKAFRED
- the xerA gene encoding site-specific tyrosine recombinase/integron integrase is translated as MELNKNITLKHILIEKKKCIGLQFNSDKVLQALVEGLPNISWCGELGMYYLPNIKTNLDLIFKTFHGVAWVNGNYFFHDKVVNEGNPVIKLDKYRKRNHEEGFRACPESYLLKLELKRYSANTVKNYVSSFESFINYFKGKQLEEINELDIRKYLQLLIQDNFSNSQVNLSINSIKFYYEIVLGMPNRFYSIERPIKKKMLPDILSKEEVLRIIDCANNIKHKCIIGLLYSSGLRRSELLNLEAKDIDSKRMVITVKGAKGNKDRITVLSPNLLKDLRIYYKAYRPKSYLFDGLKGGKYSASSVLNIVKSSARKAGIHKKVTPHMLRHSFATHLLENGTDLRHIQLLMGHSSTKTTEIYTHVANSTFSDIKDLLS